ACGCCGGGCACGCCGGTGTGGGTGGAAGGTTGATCGACCAGCACGTATCCCTCTTCGTCGAGGGAGACCTGGTCGCGGACAAGTTGGCTACGCGGATCGTGTCCGATGGCGACGAACATGCCCGACACCGGGAGTTCGGACGTCTCACCGGTGACCGTGTCACGCAGGGTCAGGCCGGATACCGTGCCCTCACCGTGCACCTCGTCCACGGTGGCGTTGGTGCGCCACTTGATCTTCTCGTTGTTGCGCGCGCGCTCCAGCATGATCTTGGAGGCTCGGAACTCCTCCCGGCGGTGGATGATCGTGACCGATCGGGCGAAGCGAGTGAGGAACGTGGCCTCCTCCATCGCCGAGTCACCACCGCCGACCACCGCGATGTCCTGGTCGCGGAAGAAGAAGCCATCGCAGGTCGCGCACGAGGACACACCGCGGCCGAGCAGCCGGTCCTCGCCGGGTACGCCCACATAGCGAGCGGCCGAGCCCATCGCGAGGACGACGGCCTTGGCCCGGTACTGAACGCCATTGGCGGTGACGGTCTTGGTATCGCCGGTGAGATCGAGCTCATCGACGTCTTCCGTCCTGAGCTCGGCACCGAAACGCTGTGCCTGGGCACGGAACTGCTCCATGAGTTCGGGGCCCATGATTCCGTCCCGGAAGCCGGGATAGTTCTCCACATCCGTGGTGTTCATGAGCTCCCCACCGAACTGGGTGCCCTCGAAGACCAGTGGTTCGAGCTCGGCCCGCGCGGCGTACACCGCTGCGGTGTAGCCGGCCGGGCCGGAGCCCACGATGATGAGGTTCCGGAGGTCGCCAGTCACCGCGCCCCTTCCCTAATGATGTGCCCGTGGTCGTGTTCGTGCGCGGGCGTGGCTGCCCGCGCGCATTCCGGTCAACGCGATCCTAGGCCTCTGTTGTTCCCGATCCGGCGCTGCGTTGCTCGGACCACTCGATCGTTCGGGGCGAGGGGATGGATCGCCGTGGCAGGGAGTGGCGAGGAAGCCACTCGGCGACGTCGGCGGACGGGATTACCCGCCGAAAGTGGTGTCGGCGATGGTGGCGGAACGACCGGGTCCGCAGTCGGGGCCCACGGCCAGCAGCCGGAACTCACCGATTCTCCCGGTCGACAGGATCAGCAACTGGGCGGACTTGCCGTTGAGGGTGACCGCACGAGCTCCGAGCGGTTTCCCGCCGTCGTCCACCCCGTTGGCCCGCAGACAACCGATGAGCTGCTTCGGGGCGGACAGTCCGGTGTACTGCTCGCTTCCGAGTACTTCCGCGAACTGTTCGCCGCTCAGCGCCAGGTTGTTGCCCCGTAGTGCCAGGGGCGCCGGTTGTGCGGGGGTGGAACCGGACGTTGCCGCCGAGTGCGGCTCGGCAGCCAGGGGTTGTTCGTCGGTGGGTCCGTTCCCGGGTGACGCAACCACGATCACGGCACCGACCATCGCCGCGGCAACGGCCACCGGCCCCACCGTCCACCCGAGTCCGCGGTCCCGGCCCGTCCTGCTGTTGATCCTGCTGTGGCCGCCTTTGCCGGTGATCCTTCTGCCGAGACCGGTTTTCGCCGGGCCGGGTTCGGCCCGCTCCCGTTCGGCCCGCTCCCGTTCGGCCCGCTCCCGTTCGACAGGGCGTTGCCGGGACGCCGCCGCCTCCTGCAGTGCCGCTTCGATCCGCTCGGTGACGTCGTCGGGGATCGCCGGTGACGGCAGGGTACGCAGCTCCGCGCTCGTGGTCTCCAGCGCCGACAGGACCTCCCGCGCTTGCGAGTCGGTTCGCACCTGCGCGTGCACTGCGTCCTGTGTCTCCTGATCGAGTAACTCCGCGTGGAAGTCGGCCAGTAATTCCGGGGACCACGGTGGGTCCTGCGGCGCTTCCGAGTGCCGGTCCGCACCACTCATCGCCCCTCCCGTCGGCGTGCGACCATCGCGTTCCCTGGGACGTTCGCATCCGCACTCGGGTTCCGCAGCTGGCCCAGGAGTTGGGCAAGCTTGATCCGGCCTCGTGCGCAGCGGCTTTTCACGGTCCCCTCCGCCGTGTTCAGCATCACCGCTGCTTCCGAGACCGGGTACCCCTCGACGTCGACGAGCACGATCGCGACACGCTGATCATCGCTGAGCTGCCCGAGTGCCTCCTGCACCAGCATCCGGGTGTCCTGATCCGCGATCGCATCGTGCGTGGACGCGGGTTCGCCGGAGCCCGTTTCGGGCAGCGGAACGGTC
This Haloactinomyces albus DNA region includes the following protein-coding sequences:
- the trxB gene encoding thioredoxin-disulfide reductase gives rise to the protein MTGDLRNLIIVGSGPAGYTAAVYAARAELEPLVFEGTQFGGELMNTTDVENYPGFRDGIMGPELMEQFRAQAQRFGAELRTEDVDELDLTGDTKTVTANGVQYRAKAVVLAMGSAARYVGVPGEDRLLGRGVSSCATCDGFFFRDQDIAVVGGGDSAMEEATFLTRFARSVTIIHRREEFRASKIMLERARNNEKIKWRTNATVDEVHGEGTVSGLTLRDTVTGETSELPVSGMFVAIGHDPRSQLVRDQVSLDEEGYVLVDQPSTHTGVPGVFAAGDLVDKTYRQAVTAAGTGCSAAIDAERWLAEQEASGIADVAPEHVGGGYGPAADTETVTAG
- the sigM gene encoding RNA polymerase sigma factor SigM, encoding MSVPVSSDSDLIAAHTNGDPHAFSELFRRHRDRLWAVALRTMRDHEEAADALQDAMLSAFRNAASFRAESQVTTWLHRIVVNACLDRIRRRQARATVPLPETGSGEPASTHDAIADQDTRMLVQEALGQLSDDQRVAIVLVDVEGYPVSEAAVMLNTAEGTVKSRCARGRIKLAQLLGQLRNPSADANVPGNAMVARRREGR